The nucleotide window tacactatcgagcgtgtatgaactgtgattactttttaaattgctgattagctattggccatttcactctctgactgaaggcagtcgaccaatcgcaacagactgtcattggtccaatcagcgcagattagcttcgcgctaaggaggggtttgggaacaaatgaatcactggacgattcatacaggagtcgctgggataattaggtaaaaataaatgcagattataagaccatgaaagtgttttttgaccttgcatgcatattagactgttgttggagacccttacaaccaagatatgaccctatttcatgtataatatgggctctttaaaggcacaatgtcttttttttcatgaaaatGCCCCAAAACCACTAGAATAGTGTTATATATTATGCGTATAGCTAACAGCCTTATAACATCGCTTCTTTTAGTCTTACTAACATGATAATACGTGTTGAATACTTTACTCGTCATCAGCATGATCATGTCGGCAGGGCCAGAACGGGCCTTATGATAACATTTTGATGATGCCACCAATGATAGTAAAGGGGGGAGGGGTTTGTGGGGTCCGATTGGGGGGCCCCTAATAGTAACTCTGGGGGCCCCAAAACAGCATTGGCCCTTAGAATAGTAATAACTTTACCCCCTAGCTGCACCCCTGCGTGTAGGATGATGAAGACTACAACTCCGGTCTTATCGCCACCAaaatatgcctttgtttgttgtgagtACACGCCCTCTAGAGGCCAAATTTACAAAATGCACCTTTAAAGTTAGTGTGCTTTTCTTGAAAAATGAAATGCGTTCATCCGGCAGGcatgcatcaaaataaaatgacatttctaATTTCACTATTAATGCCAGAAAGAAATCAATTTGTCCAAGCAGCACACTTcacataaaaagacaaaaataattaaataggaatgaataaataaatagtaaaaaaagaaatagtaatTATTACTAAAGAAAAtcgtattaattattttaaacgcttattatttttattaaatcttacaaattattatgattattattattatgagtaaaacataaataaacctaaTTTAGAACAGCATCCAATCAATCCTTGTCAGTGTATGTGACgctgaatgcatttttttttagcaatatgAATTAatttgggaaaataataagcttgtgcttcatcccgctcACTTTTCGACcatgttaaaattatttttattgtcttgaatatattttatgtatgatatttatgttcgaaaataaacaaatcaaattaaatcaaatttgtaTAAGAATGTTGAGATGCAAGATTGTGTGCTGTGTGATTGACTGTATGATGGTTCTGTAAAACTCACCGTCAGTCACCAGGAAACACACTTTCCCCAGAAAACAGTCTGAATGAAGATGACTGAGGGAACTCTCTGCAGACTGAAGactgaaaacagagagagagagagagagagagagagagagagagagagagagagagagagagagagagagagagagagagagagagagagagtctgagCACTCACGGTCAAACACAccagacagacggagagacagacagacagacagacagacagatgtaccTGCGCTCGGACAGCAGACTCACTATAAACACTATCAAATCAATACGTGGACGAGCTTCCTTGTTCTCAACAGGCAGAGGGAGTTTCTTGGCCAAACGTCTGAAACACATCAGAAGCATTTACACTGAATTAAAGTGGGAGTTCagccaaaaacaaacatttactcactatttacaaaagtttctaaacctttatgagtttctgtatTCTGTTGATCATataagaagatattctgaagaatgctgaaaaccggtcaCCATTGACTAATGTAGTAGGAAAGacaaatactaaggaagtcaatggttaccggtttccagctttctCCAAAATGTCTtctcgtgttcaacagaagaaagaaacttttaaatgatgacaattttcagttttgggtgaactatccctttaaaaacagtATTAATTACATAATAAGAAGAAAAATGCTATAAAATCTATACATCATCAATAAAACAAATgcttattatacaatattattacttttaataaacagcaaaatacaAATCAGGATAAGAAGAATTATTATTAGCGATTcaacttaaaatttttaaacaataatatgtaaatatcATAATAGATAatcataatgatataaataatatagTACATTTTTGCTAGAATAATACTGTTAAAACAATATAGGAATACTGTTATTTAGTTCATTTATGACAACAAACTACGATGTTACACAGTAAGATGGAGTCTGTGAATaactgtaaacaataacaatatgacAAATAGCATTAAATATCCATATACGAGTTATAAACACAAATGATAAGCatgaatgttttaaatgtgtatttggcACTCACACATTGACGTTGAAATCCTTCTCATGTTGTACTATGGCGTTGGCTAGTTTGTTCTGCAGCTCCTCCTCATTTTCAACCAACTATTTGGATTACATTAAACCGTAAAAACTTTAATATTAGAGTTGTAAACAAACATCATCCCTCATATCAGCTACTGACGGTCGATACTCACGAGAACAGTAGCGGTGTTCAGCTCGGGGACTTTACTGTACGGCGACAGGAGCGCCATGACGAGCGCTTTCAACCACGACtcgagtttttttttatttgtttacttgtttgtttgttcgttcgtttacCGAAAAAACAGCGAATACTGCCGTTTCCGTCGCTTATTTTTCTCGCGCGTATTTTTCAAAGCTCACTCACGTGACGTCACAAAGCGCGACGCCGCGGCTGGAGATAATGCGCGCGCTGCTGCCCTCGTATGgtggatgaaacctgcagaaacagaGACTGAATAAACTATTGGAGTAAACacgcaaatatataaattcatgagaaaataaatccataatatttgcataaataaaacgtaaataaagaaatatttaaatgaatagggtatataaaaatccacaaattcctgcataaataaatatgtgcgggaagggaaataattaaataaaatacacaaatcttgGGGGAATAAGACATTTCTAAActaaaagtacattttttttcACCACTTTCAAACGTTTATTCATTCTTGAACGTAGTTTCGTGTTTACCTTTCCTCAGGTCAACATGCTAATGAGCGGCTGTCCGTCAATCAGCAGTAGGCGGTCTTTATGCCTTCATTGGTTGATCGTTAgaaaaaaatttgcatttgattttttAACTGGCATCTGATGATTGACcctaatattgtttatttatatttttatgcaggaatttgttaattttatttagaaattttatttatttatttgcatatttatttgttttagttatgcagaaatgtatttatttattgccatatttatttattgttttagtaatgcaagaatttattaatttatttaatcatttatttatttatttgcccatttattttatttattgttttatttaagcagaaatttatggatttatttactactttattgatttgcatgtttatttatttattgttttagttatgcagggatttatttaattatttatttattgttttagttatgcagggatttatttaattatttatttattgttttagttatgcagggatttatttaatgttttagttatgcagggatttatggat belongs to Danio rerio strain Tuebingen ecotype United States chromosome 1, GRCz12tu, whole genome shotgun sequence and includes:
- the pane1 gene encoding centromere protein M isoform X1 → MALLSPYSKVPELNTATVLLVENEEELQNKLANAIVQHEKDFNVNVRLAKKLPLPVENKEARPRIDLIVFIVSLLSERSLQSAESSLSHLHSDCFLGKVCFLVTDARCGSHTQERLVSVRKLAASHHCPVICAEHRVSAGMTPISTTALYLSTLTRCSLTSDLQEDYLQ
- the pane1 gene encoding centromere protein M, translated to MALLSPYSKVPELNTATVLLVENEEELQNKLANAIVQHEKDFNVNVRLAKKLPLPVENKEARPRIDLIVFIVSLLSERSLQSAESSLSHLHSDCFLGKVCFLVTDARCGSHTQERLVSVRKLAASHHCPVICAEHRTAEGVSAAALRLLNILQVSAGMTPISTTALYLSTLTRCSLTSDLQEDYLQ